One part of the Marinobacterium rhizophilum genome encodes these proteins:
- a CDS encoding ABC transporter permease produces MFRVEKRPVESRLMGYLSPVLAAVLTLVSGALLFWLLGQSPLVGLHAFFILPLSDLYGLSELGVKAAPILLCAMGLALCYRAKVWNIGAEGQLLFGALIGSWAALQFLETEGAWVLPLVLLAGALGGMFWGLLPALLRTHFNTNEILTTIMLNYIALNVLLYGVHGPLKDPQGYNFPESALFSESTLLPTLLEGTRVHIGVLFALLAVAVVWVLLSRSFIGFQIRVLGLDARAAHYAGFHEKKLVIFVLVLCGGLAGLAGVLEVTGPIGQLVPQVSPGYGYAAIIVAFLGRLHPLGILLASLLMALVYMGGEMVQIELGLPQALTGLFQGMLLLYLLACDFLIHYRIRMGGRITAPASRGA; encoded by the coding sequence ATGTTCCGGGTTGAAAAACGACCGGTCGAGTCCCGCCTGATGGGGTACTTGTCCCCCGTGCTGGCGGCGGTACTGACACTGGTTTCGGGTGCGCTGCTGTTTTGGCTACTGGGGCAGAGCCCGCTGGTGGGGCTGCATGCATTCTTTATCCTGCCGCTCAGTGACCTCTATGGTCTGTCGGAACTGGGGGTCAAGGCGGCACCGATTCTGCTCTGCGCCATGGGGCTGGCGCTGTGCTATCGCGCCAAGGTGTGGAACATCGGCGCCGAGGGGCAGCTGCTGTTCGGTGCCCTGATCGGCAGCTGGGCGGCGCTGCAGTTTCTCGAAACAGAAGGCGCCTGGGTGCTGCCGCTGGTGTTGCTGGCCGGTGCGCTTGGCGGCATGTTCTGGGGGCTGTTGCCGGCGCTGCTGCGGACCCATTTCAATACCAACGAAATTCTCACCACCATCATGCTCAACTACATCGCCCTCAATGTGCTGCTGTATGGGGTACATGGGCCGCTGAAAGACCCGCAGGGATACAACTTTCCGGAGTCAGCGCTGTTTTCCGAGTCGACCCTGTTGCCAACCCTGCTGGAGGGTACACGGGTGCATATCGGCGTACTGTTCGCGCTGCTGGCGGTGGCGGTGGTCTGGGTGCTGCTCAGTCGCAGCTTTATTGGCTTTCAGATCCGCGTGCTGGGGCTGGATGCGCGGGCGGCCCACTATGCCGGCTTTCACGAGAAAAAACTGGTGATCTTTGTCCTGGTGCTGTGCGGTGGCCTGGCGGGGCTGGCCGGGGTACTGGAAGTGACCGGCCCCATTGGGCAGCTGGTGCCCCAGGTGTCTCCCGGTTACGGTTACGCGGCCATCATTGTCGCCTTCCTGGGACGCTTGCACCCGCTGGGTATACTGCTGGCCAGCCTGCTGATGGCGCTGGTCTACATGGGCGGTGAAATGGTGCAGATCGAACTGGGTCTGCCCCAGGCGCTGACCGGCCTCTTTCAGGGCATGCTGCTGCTCTATCTGCTGGCCTGCGACTTCCTGATTCACTACCGCATTCGTATGGGAGGCCGCATTACTGCACCGGCTTCCCGGGGAGCCTGA
- a CDS encoding YqgE/AlgH family protein, with amino-acid sequence MSFKPSSLRDHFLISMPHMHDAHFEHTVTYICDHSEYGAMGIVINRPLDLRLDALLKHLDTTDSLQVVDNRPVYGGGPVQGERGFVLHRAQDSPWLATYQVTDDVCLTTSIDILEDIASGNGTTDALIALGYAGWGAGQLEREISDNAWLSCPANLDILFKLPAEQRLHAAAATLGINLDLLTAQAGHA; translated from the coding sequence ATGTCATTCAAGCCCAGCAGTCTGCGCGACCACTTCCTGATCTCGATGCCGCATATGCACGATGCCCATTTCGAGCATACCGTGACGTACATCTGTGATCACAGCGAATATGGCGCCATGGGTATCGTTATCAACCGCCCGCTGGACCTGCGTCTGGATGCGCTGCTCAAGCACCTGGACACCACCGACAGCCTGCAGGTGGTGGATAACCGCCCGGTATACGGCGGCGGGCCGGTTCAGGGTGAACGCGGCTTCGTGCTGCACCGCGCCCAGGACAGCCCCTGGCTGGCCACTTACCAGGTCACGGATGATGTCTGCCTGACCACCTCCATCGACATCCTCGAGGATATCGCCAGCGGCAACGGTACAACCGATGCACTGATCGCGCTGGGGTATGCCGGCTGGGGCGCCGGACAACTGGAACGCGAGATCAGCGACAACGCCTGGCTCAGCTGCCCCGCCAACCTGGACATACTGTTCAAGCTGCCTGCCGAACAGCGCCTGCACGCCGCCGCCGCCACCCTGGGTATCAATCTGGACCTGCTGACCGCCCAGGCCGGCCACGCCTGA
- a CDS encoding aspartate carbamoyltransferase catalytic subunit, with the protein MFEHNDPNRIQLNSSGQLRHFLTTEGLSRELLTEILDTADSFVDMGAKQIKKMPLLRGRTVVNLFFEASTRTLSTFELAAKRLSADVLNLNISTSSTSKGETLKDTLMTLEAMHSDMFVVRHADSGAAHFIASQVTPHVAVINAGDGRHAHPTQAMLDMLTIRRHKGSFEPLTFAIVGDILHSRVARSQIHALRTLGAREIRVIAPKTLLPRHIEAMGVKVFTDMREGLKDVDVIMMLRLQKERMTSALLPSESEFYKLYGMTTEKLAYAHPEAVVMHPGPINRGVEIESAIADGPRSLILDQVTNGIAVRMAVMSMAMSGQVVEKQLQHPSAN; encoded by the coding sequence ATGTTTGAACACAACGATCCCAACCGGATTCAGCTCAACAGCAGCGGACAACTGCGCCACTTCCTGACCACCGAGGGCCTGTCCCGCGAGCTGCTGACCGAGATTCTCGACACCGCGGACTCCTTTGTCGACATGGGTGCCAAGCAGATCAAGAAAATGCCCCTGTTGCGCGGCCGCACCGTGGTAAACCTGTTCTTCGAGGCCAGCACGCGCACTCTAAGCACCTTCGAGCTGGCCGCCAAGCGCCTGTCCGCCGACGTGCTGAACCTCAACATCAGCACCTCGTCCACCTCCAAGGGTGAAACCCTGAAAGACACCCTGATGACGCTCGAAGCCATGCATTCGGACATGTTCGTGGTGCGGCATGCCGACAGCGGCGCGGCCCACTTTATCGCCAGCCAGGTGACCCCCCATGTGGCCGTCATCAATGCGGGCGATGGCCGTCACGCCCACCCCACCCAGGCCATGCTGGACATGCTCACCATCCGCCGTCACAAGGGCAGTTTCGAGCCTCTGACCTTCGCCATCGTCGGCGACATCCTGCATTCGCGCGTGGCCCGCTCCCAGATTCATGCACTGCGCACCCTGGGTGCCCGGGAGATTCGCGTCATTGCCCCCAAAACGCTGTTGCCGCGCCATATCGAAGCCATGGGCGTGAAGGTGTTTACCGATATGCGTGAGGGCCTGAAGGATGTCGATGTCATTATGATGCTGCGCCTGCAGAAGGAACGCATGACCAGCGCGCTGCTGCCCAGTGAATCCGAGTTCTACAAGCTCTACGGCATGACCACCGAAAAGCTGGCCTATGCCCATCCCGAGGCCGTTGTCATGCACCCCGGTCCGATCAACCGCGGCGTCGAAATAGAATCCGCCATCGCCGACGGCCCCCGCTCCCTGATCCTCGACCAGGTCACCAACGGCATTGCCGTGCGCATGGCCGTCATGTCCATGGCCATGAGCGGCCAGGTGGTCGAAAAACAGCTGCAGCACCCGTCCGCCAACTGA
- a CDS encoding ABC transporter permease, with translation MDMDFVINVLYAMIRTGTPLLIVALGELVCERSGVLNLGQEGMMLVGAVCGFIVALTTGSLLLGVLAAILAGCLMALLFGVIALGLSATQVATGLALTILGTGLSAFVGESFVGQTLQGFKALPIPFLSDIPLLGPLLFNHDLLVYLSFGLFAGVIWFLRSTRAGLMLKAIGETPESATAVGLPVMRVRYLAVLFGGAMAGLAGGYLSLAYTPLWAEGMTAGRGWIALALVVFASWRAERVMFGAYLFGLASILHLIVQGMGVSISSNLLAMLPYVVTILVLVLLSSNKARVRLYAPVSLGKPFHRTQ, from the coding sequence ATGGATATGGATTTTGTGATCAACGTGCTCTACGCCATGATCCGCACCGGTACGCCGCTGCTGATCGTGGCGCTGGGCGAGCTGGTGTGTGAGCGCTCCGGGGTGCTGAACCTGGGACAGGAAGGCATGATGCTGGTGGGTGCTGTCTGTGGCTTTATCGTCGCACTGACGACGGGCAGCCTGTTGCTGGGGGTTCTGGCGGCGATACTGGCTGGCTGCCTGATGGCGCTGCTGTTTGGTGTCATCGCGCTGGGCCTGAGCGCCACCCAGGTGGCCACAGGCCTGGCCCTGACCATTCTGGGTACGGGGCTCAGCGCCTTTGTCGGCGAGAGCTTTGTCGGCCAGACCCTGCAGGGCTTCAAGGCACTGCCGATTCCGTTTTTAAGTGATATACCGCTGCTGGGGCCGCTGCTGTTCAACCATGACCTGCTGGTCTACCTGTCCTTTGGCCTCTTTGCCGGCGTCATCTGGTTCCTGCGCAGTACCCGGGCCGGCCTGATGCTCAAGGCCATCGGCGAAACGCCGGAGTCCGCCACGGCGGTGGGGTTGCCGGTGATGCGGGTGCGTTACCTGGCGGTACTGTTCGGCGGGGCCATGGCGGGCCTGGCCGGTGGTTATCTTTCCCTGGCTTATACTCCGCTCTGGGCCGAAGGCATGACCGCCGGGCGTGGCTGGATCGCGCTGGCGCTGGTGGTGTTTGCCAGCTGGCGCGCCGAGCGCGTGATGTTCGGCGCCTACCTGTTTGGCCTGGCCAGTATTTTGCATCTGATCGTGCAGGGCATGGGCGTCAGCATTTCGTCCAACCTGCTGGCCATGCTGCCCTATGTAGTAACCATCCTGGTGCTGGTGTTGCTGTCGAGCAACAAGGCACGGGTTCGGCTCTATGCTCCGGTGTCACTGGGCAAGCCGTTCCATCGTACCCAGTAA
- the pyrR gene encoding bifunctional pyr operon transcriptional regulator/uracil phosphoribosyltransferase PyrR, with amino-acid sequence MTSDNLSVDALLDSMGKQLKATLEQRQIENPLIVGIRTGGVWLAERLQQQLALQEPIGVLDISFYRDDFTQKGLNPSVQPSQLQSDTNGRHIILVDDVIMSGRTVRAALNELFDFGRPASVTLVTLLDLQRRELPVQADVVGATLVLGPNQVVKLSGPEPLELTIRQRT; translated from the coding sequence ATGACATCGGACAATCTTAGTGTCGACGCCCTGCTGGACAGCATGGGCAAGCAGCTCAAAGCTACCCTGGAGCAGCGCCAGATCGAGAACCCGCTGATTGTCGGCATCCGCACCGGCGGCGTCTGGCTGGCGGAACGACTGCAGCAGCAGCTCGCGCTGCAGGAGCCCATCGGCGTATTGGATATCTCGTTTTACCGCGACGACTTCACCCAGAAAGGTCTCAACCCCAGCGTTCAGCCGTCCCAGCTGCAAAGCGATACCAATGGGCGTCATATTATCCTGGTGGACGACGTCATCATGTCCGGACGTACCGTGCGCGCCGCGCTCAACGAGCTGTTCGACTTTGGCCGTCCGGCATCGGTCACCCTGGTGACACTGCTGGACCTGCAGCGCCGCGAACTGCCGGTACAGGCGGACGTTGTGGGCGCCACCCTGGTGCTGGGCCCCAACCAGGTCGTCAAGCTCAGCGGCCCCGAGCCGCTTGAACTCACCATTCGTCAACGTACCTGA
- a CDS encoding 16S rRNA (uracil(1498)-N(3))-methyltransferase, giving the protein MRIPRCYEPQPMNPGDSLMLGDNNVQHLARTLRMRAGDQVLLFNGDGQEFHATALEVDKRSMQVRIDSGEAPKRDSALQIHIGQSLSRGERMDYAVQKATELGMARMTPLFSERCEVKLNSERQDKRLRHWQQVAISACEQSLRCTVPQLDAPEPLDHWVRSVEADLKLVLHHHSATPLGDLPRPGSIALLIGPEGGLTEAEVQLAMASGFRPVALGPRVLRTETAPVVAQAILQSHWGDLAGN; this is encoded by the coding sequence ATGCGTATTCCGCGCTGCTATGAACCCCAGCCCATGAACCCCGGTGACAGCCTGATGCTGGGCGACAACAACGTGCAGCACCTGGCGCGCACACTGCGCATGCGCGCCGGTGATCAGGTTCTGCTGTTTAACGGTGATGGCCAGGAGTTTCACGCCACCGCGCTTGAAGTCGACAAGCGCAGCATGCAGGTGCGTATCGACAGCGGTGAAGCCCCCAAACGGGACAGCGCGCTGCAGATCCACATTGGCCAGAGCCTGTCGCGGGGCGAGCGCATGGACTATGCCGTGCAAAAGGCCACGGAGCTCGGCATGGCGCGCATGACACCGCTGTTCTCCGAACGCTGCGAAGTCAAACTCAACAGCGAGCGCCAGGACAAGCGCCTGCGTCACTGGCAGCAGGTGGCCATCAGTGCCTGTGAACAAAGCCTGCGTTGCACTGTGCCGCAGCTGGATGCACCTGAGCCCCTGGATCACTGGGTACGCAGCGTCGAGGCGGATCTCAAGCTGGTGCTGCATCACCACAGCGCGACACCCCTGGGCGATCTCCCGCGTCCCGGTTCCATTGCCTTGCTCATTGGCCCGGAGGGTGGCCTGACCGAGGCGGAAGTTCAGCTCGCCATGGCGAGCGGCTTTCGGCCGGTAGCCCTGGGACCGCGGGTACTGCGCACCGAAACCGCTCCGGTGGTCGCCCAGGCGATTCTGCAAAGCCACTGGGGTGATCTGGCCGGCAACTGA
- a CDS encoding energy transducer TonB, with the protein MNRLTTSIPATTGPAPAVGVMDRFGFTLFAAITIHAIVLLGISFSSVEYKPPRKTLDITLARFESPEAPREADFIAQANQLGSGTAETKRAPSTLEDAPFHSNEQQQQARQQSQPVPTTPEVAPEPTPTPAPRPDVATPQPVKAAPSPQKVVTTTAPAKPKQSSQPAATKSAAPPPTPGVSTSLLARSLEIASLQAQLDLQQEQFAKKPRVRRLTAAATLKGSDAAYLDNWRREIERYGNDNYPTEARNQGIYGSLRLLVSILPDGNVRAIEVLQSSGYKVLDDAAVRIVQLASPFQAFPVEMRKTTDQLEIIRTWKFENQTRLY; encoded by the coding sequence TTGAACAGGCTCACCACTTCGATCCCCGCCACCACCGGCCCTGCGCCGGCGGTGGGCGTTATGGACCGGTTTGGCTTTACCCTGTTCGCTGCCATCACGATCCACGCCATCGTGCTGCTGGGCATCAGCTTTTCGAGCGTGGAATACAAACCGCCGCGCAAGACACTGGACATCACCCTGGCACGTTTCGAATCCCCCGAAGCCCCCAGGGAAGCCGACTTTATTGCCCAGGCCAACCAGCTGGGCAGCGGTACGGCCGAGACCAAACGCGCACCCTCCACGCTGGAAGATGCCCCCTTCCACAGCAACGAACAGCAGCAACAGGCCCGTCAGCAAAGCCAGCCCGTGCCCACCACACCGGAGGTGGCACCCGAGCCCACCCCGACTCCTGCGCCTCGGCCTGACGTTGCCACCCCCCAGCCGGTGAAGGCCGCGCCCAGCCCCCAGAAAGTGGTTACCACCACGGCCCCCGCCAAACCCAAGCAGAGCAGCCAGCCGGCCGCGACCAAGTCCGCCGCCCCGCCGCCCACGCCCGGCGTTTCAACGTCGCTACTGGCCCGCAGCCTGGAAATCGCCAGTCTGCAGGCACAGCTCGACCTGCAGCAGGAACAGTTCGCCAAAAAACCCCGGGTACGGCGCCTGACCGCCGCCGCCACGCTCAAGGGCAGCGATGCCGCCTACCTGGACAACTGGCGCCGCGAAATCGAGCGTTACGGCAATGACAACTACCCCACCGAGGCCCGCAACCAGGGTATCTATGGCAGCCTGCGCCTGCTGGTTTCCATCCTGCCGGACGGCAACGTCAGGGCCATCGAAGTGCTGCAATCCTCCGGCTACAAGGTACTGGACGATGCCGCCGTGCGCATCGTGCAGCTGGCCTCGCCGTTTCAGGCTTTCCCGGTGGAAATGCGCAAAACCACCGATCAACTTGAAATAATTAGAACTTGGAAGTTTGAGAATCAGACCCGGCTGTACTAA
- a CDS encoding ABC transporter ATP-binding protein, with protein MTTAQPQPRLSLRNISKRFPGVLANDRVCLELYPGEIHAMLGENGAGKSTLMKMIYGVMRPDEGTIYWQGLPVDIADPAQARAMGIGMVFQHFALFETLSVTENIALSLPAHEARDLKALGRRIREVSERYGMALEPDRLVHSLSIGARQRVEIVRCLIQDIQLLILDEPTSVLTPQEVDGLFQTLNQLAAEGCCILFISHKLNEVRALCHNATILRGGRVTGECKPADESAQSIARMMVGEDTPISTTYEKREGGEDFLVINKLSLDSPDPFGTRLKNINLRVRRGEIVGIAGVAGNGQDELLAALSGERLADDAGQISVPAGRIALLPPLQRRRQGLAFVPEERLGRGAVPDMSLSENGLLTAFGAGLVKNGFVDWGRTRAFAQRIVEDFRVKCAGIGATAQSLSGGNLQKFIIGREIRQNPALLLAAHPTWGVDIGAAVAIHKALIELRDAGTAILIVSEDIDELFEISDRICAICHGELSPLKAVRDTSIDEVGQWMAGHFDSAPVKESAHVPG; from the coding sequence ATGACGACAGCACAACCACAGCCCAGGCTGTCCCTGCGTAATATCAGCAAGCGCTTCCCCGGTGTATTGGCCAATGACCGGGTTTGCCTGGAGCTGTATCCGGGGGAGATTCACGCCATGCTGGGGGAAAACGGCGCCGGCAAAAGCACGCTGATGAAAATGATTTACGGCGTGATGCGGCCCGATGAGGGCACAATTTACTGGCAGGGCCTGCCTGTGGATATTGCCGATCCCGCCCAGGCACGGGCGATGGGGATTGGCATGGTGTTCCAGCACTTTGCGCTGTTCGAGACCCTGAGCGTGACTGAAAACATTGCCCTCAGTCTGCCGGCCCATGAAGCCCGCGATCTCAAGGCGCTGGGACGCCGCATACGGGAGGTATCCGAGCGTTACGGCATGGCGCTGGAGCCGGATCGGCTGGTGCACTCGCTGTCCATCGGCGCGCGCCAGCGCGTCGAGATCGTGCGCTGCCTGATCCAGGATATCCAGCTGCTGATACTGGATGAGCCCACCTCGGTGCTGACCCCCCAGGAAGTGGATGGGCTGTTCCAGACGCTGAACCAGCTGGCGGCAGAAGGCTGCTGCATTCTGTTTATCAGTCACAAGCTGAACGAGGTACGCGCGCTCTGTCACAACGCCACCATCCTGCGCGGTGGGCGGGTTACCGGCGAGTGCAAGCCGGCCGATGAAAGCGCCCAGAGCATAGCCCGCATGATGGTGGGGGAAGATACGCCGATCAGCACCACCTATGAAAAACGCGAGGGCGGCGAGGACTTTCTGGTCATCAATAAGCTGTCACTGGACAGCCCGGATCCGTTCGGTACCCGGCTGAAAAATATCAATCTGCGGGTGCGCAGGGGCGAGATCGTCGGTATTGCCGGTGTGGCTGGCAATGGTCAGGACGAGCTGCTGGCCGCACTCAGTGGCGAACGGCTGGCGGATGATGCCGGCCAGATCAGTGTGCCGGCCGGGCGTATCGCCCTGTTGCCGCCGTTGCAGCGGCGCAGGCAGGGGCTGGCCTTTGTGCCGGAGGAGCGCCTGGGACGTGGCGCCGTGCCGGACATGAGCCTGTCGGAAAATGGCCTGCTGACGGCCTTTGGCGCCGGCCTGGTGAAAAACGGCTTTGTCGACTGGGGCAGGACCCGGGCCTTTGCGCAGCGCATTGTCGAGGACTTCAGGGTCAAGTGCGCCGGCATCGGTGCCACGGCGCAAAGCCTTTCGGGCGGTAACCTGCAGAAATTTATTATCGGCCGCGAAATCCGCCAGAATCCCGCATTGCTGCTGGCGGCCCATCCCACCTGGGGGGTGGATATCGGTGCGGCAGTGGCGATCCACAAGGCGCTGATCGAGCTGCGCGATGCCGGCACGGCCATCCTGATCGTGTCTGAGGATATCGACGAGCTGTTTGAAATTTCCGATCGAATTTGCGCCATCTGCCATGGCGAGCTGTCGCCGCTCAAGGCGGTGCGTGACACCAGCATCGATGAGGTGGGTCAATGGATGGCGGGTCACTTTGACAGTGCTCCGGTAAAGGAGAGTGCCCATGTTCCGGGTTGA
- the gshB gene encoding glutathione synthase has protein sequence MSIKVGIVMDPIESINFKKDSSLAMLWAAQQKGWELYYMEQQHLYSRDGQALADMAPLQVAMDPDNWFTRGTYTTTPLADLDVILMRKDPPFNNEFVYSTYLLEQAEKQGTLVVNPSQRLRDFNEKLFATHFPQCCPPVLVTRRDDLLRKFHAEHGDVIFKPLDGMGGSQIFRIQPDGVNLGVIIETLTKYGTETIMAQKYIPEITQGDKRILMVDGEPVPYALARIPMAGETRGNLAAGGSGEGRELTERDRWICDQVGPALREQGLLFVGLDVIGDYLTEINVTSPTCIRELDSQFGLDIGMQLMDAIERKLKA, from the coding sequence ATGTCCATCAAGGTTGGCATCGTCATGGACCCCATCGAGTCCATCAACTTCAAGAAAGACAGCTCACTGGCCATGCTCTGGGCCGCCCAGCAGAAAGGCTGGGAGCTGTACTACATGGAACAGCAGCACCTCTACTCCCGCGATGGCCAGGCTCTGGCCGACATGGCGCCGCTGCAGGTGGCCATGGACCCGGACAACTGGTTTACCCGTGGCACCTATACCACCACACCGCTGGCGGATCTGGATGTGATCCTGATGCGCAAGGACCCGCCGTTCAACAACGAGTTTGTCTACAGCACCTACCTGCTGGAACAGGCCGAGAAACAGGGCACCCTGGTGGTCAACCCGTCGCAGCGCCTGCGCGACTTCAATGAAAAGCTGTTTGCCACCCATTTCCCGCAATGCTGTCCGCCGGTGCTGGTCACCCGTCGCGATGACCTGCTGCGCAAGTTCCACGCCGAGCACGGCGATGTCATTTTCAAGCCGCTGGATGGCATGGGCGGCAGCCAGATCTTTCGCATCCAGCCCGATGGCGTCAACCTCGGTGTGATCATCGAGACGCTGACAAAGTACGGCACCGAAACCATCATGGCGCAGAAGTACATTCCCGAAATCACCCAGGGCGACAAGCGCATCCTGATGGTGGACGGTGAGCCTGTACCCTACGCCCTGGCCCGCATCCCCATGGCGGGCGAAACCCGCGGAAACCTGGCCGCCGGGGGTTCCGGCGAGGGCCGCGAGCTGACCGAGCGAGATCGCTGGATCTGCGATCAGGTCGGTCCTGCGCTGCGCGAGCAGGGTCTGCTGTTTGTCGGTCTGGACGTCATTGGCGACTACCTGACCGAAATCAACGTCACCAGCCCCACCTGCATCCGCGAACTGGATTCCCAGTTCGGCCTCGATATCGGCATGCAACTGATGGATGCCATAGAGCGCAAGCTCAAGGCCTGA
- the ruvX gene encoding Holliday junction resolvase RuvX yields MNPDCLQALAFDFGTSRIGVAVGQTLTATATAIAPVSARDGIPDWNQIDQIVQEWSPDALVVGIPLNMDGSISDMARRARKFANRLHERYKLPSFLMDERLSTREAKSIHRAAGGGTNYKKESVDGIAAQLILESWFSSEQRIPSHSRLEDLYDIGQS; encoded by the coding sequence ATGAACCCAGACTGCCTGCAGGCATTAGCCTTTGACTTTGGAACCAGCCGTATCGGTGTCGCCGTGGGCCAGACCCTGACCGCCACCGCCACCGCCATTGCACCGGTCAGTGCACGGGATGGCATTCCCGACTGGAACCAGATCGATCAAATCGTGCAGGAATGGTCCCCCGATGCCCTGGTGGTCGGCATTCCGCTGAACATGGACGGCAGCATCAGCGACATGGCCCGCCGGGCACGCAAGTTCGCCAACCGCCTGCATGAGCGCTACAAGCTGCCGAGCTTTTTGATGGATGAGCGCCTCAGCACGCGCGAAGCCAAGTCGATTCATCGCGCCGCCGGCGGCGGTACCAACTACAAAAAGGAATCGGTGGACGGCATTGCGGCTCAACTGATTCTTGAAAGCTGGTTTTCCAGCGAACAACGCATTCCCAGCCATTCACGACTGGAGGACCTTTATGACATCGGACAATCTTAG
- a CDS encoding BMP family ABC transporter substrate-binding protein gives MAMQLGALVRAASVALLATAISGAALAQDPLKVGFVYIGPTGDAGYTYAHDKGRKYMEEKLGDQVTSTYVENVAEGADSERVIRQLAKSGNELIFTTSFGYMNPTLKVAKQFPKVAFEHATGYKRSANVGTYMGRIYESRYLTGVIAGKMTKSNVVGYVGSFPIPEVVRGINAFTQGLRSVNPDATVKVVWVSSWYDPAKELEAAESLILQGADVISQHTDSAGPIQAAEAKGVYAFGYNSDMSLYGKKAHLSAAVFNWGPLYEAKARAVIDGSWKAEDVWQGLAAGYVDLAPMSDAVPADVQELVTGLKQQIIDGALHPFAGPVKNQAGDLMAAEGEVLADKELLSMGYYVEGVEGELPK, from the coding sequence ATGGCAATGCAATTGGGAGCTTTGGTCCGTGCCGCGTCGGTGGCGTTGCTGGCAACGGCGATATCCGGTGCCGCGCTGGCGCAGGACCCGCTAAAGGTCGGTTTTGTCTATATCGGCCCCACCGGCGATGCCGGCTATACCTATGCCCATGACAAGGGGCGCAAGTACATGGAGGAAAAACTCGGAGATCAGGTGACCTCGACCTACGTCGAGAACGTCGCGGAGGGCGCGGACTCCGAGCGGGTTATTCGCCAGCTCGCCAAGAGCGGCAATGAGCTGATTTTTACCACCTCCTTTGGCTACATGAACCCGACCCTGAAGGTGGCCAAGCAGTTTCCCAAGGTCGCCTTTGAGCATGCCACCGGTTACAAGCGTTCCGCCAACGTCGGTACCTACATGGGGCGCATCTATGAGTCGCGCTACCTCACCGGCGTGATCGCCGGCAAGATGACCAAGAGCAACGTGGTGGGTTACGTCGGTTCATTCCCGATCCCGGAAGTCGTGCGCGGCATCAATGCCTTTACCCAGGGGCTGCGCAGCGTTAACCCCGATGCCACCGTCAAGGTGGTCTGGGTGAGTTCCTGGTATGACCCGGCGAAGGAGCTGGAAGCGGCCGAGAGCCTGATTCTGCAGGGCGCGGACGTGATCAGTCAGCACACCGATTCAGCCGGCCCGATCCAGGCGGCAGAAGCCAAGGGTGTTTATGCCTTCGGTTACAACTCCGACATGTCGCTCTACGGCAAGAAGGCGCACCTGAGTGCAGCCGTGTTCAACTGGGGGCCGCTGTACGAAGCCAAGGCGCGCGCCGTGATTGATGGCAGCTGGAAAGCCGAGGATGTCTGGCAGGGGCTGGCAGCAGGCTATGTGGACCTGGCGCCCATGAGCGATGCGGTACCGGCGGATGTGCAAGAGCTGGTGACGGGCCTCAAGCAGCAGATTATCGATGGCGCTTTGCACCCCTTCGCCGGACCTGTGAAAAACCAGGCAGGTGACCTAATGGCGGCAGAAGGTGAAGTGCTGGCCGACAAGGAGCTGCTTTCCATGGGCTACTACGTGGAAGGTGTGGAAGGCGAACTCCCGAAATAA